One Mycoplasmopsis bovigenitalium genomic window, ACCGCCGACGCGGCCGAAGTATTTTCATATTTAGAAACTGAACAACAAACTGAATTAGCGCTTTCATTCACAGAAGAATGAGGGATGAAACTATTGCAAGAATTACAAAGTGATGAACTTGCAGACGTACTTGATGAGTTGCCAGCTAATGTTACTAGCAAAATAATTGCGTACACGCCTCAAGAAAAACGAAATGAAATAAACAAAATTCTTTCATATGCTGAGGATGAAGTCGGAAGTATTATGAGTATTGATATTTCTTCAATACAAAATGAATACACTTGTGAACAAGCTTTATACAAAATTAGAAAAGACTATTCAAAGAAAAATGCTGAATTAGTTCACTATTATTATGTTGTTAGTCCAACTCAAAAATTACTTGGCGCTTTAACATTAGAAGAAATAGTTTTTGCAAAACCAAATGCCAAAATTGATGATATATATTCCCCTGTAAAATCGCTTAAAGCAAATGACAAGCAAGAAAGTGCGGCAAAAATTTTTAGCGAGTATGATATGTCAGTTTTACCTGTTACAAATCAAGATGATAGACTAATTGGTATGATAACAAGTGACGATGTTATTGATGTTATTCATGAAGCTGCAACCGAAGATATATACAAAATGGCCGGTATCAACCCTGATACAGCAGATGCTGATGATTATTTAAAAACACCTTGATATTCTTTATTGAAAAGCCGTATATTATGAGGTCTATTAATTCTTCTTTTCTCAACAGTTATTGAGATTGTTTCATATTTCTTAATTCAACAAATTTCTCCATTATTAAGCGAAACAAATAAAATTATCACGCCATTGTTAATCTCATTAATTGTATTTATACCAACTGTAAGCACAGCTATAAGAAACGGATCAACGCAAACTAATATAACTGTCAAAAGAGCACTCACTCTAGAAACAATTAAAACAAAGAATTTTGGCAAAGTTGTTTTAAAAGAAACGTTAGCAGGTTTTGCAATGGGTGTTTGTTTAG contains:
- the mgtE gene encoding magnesium transporter, with protein sequence MNNNELDTSNISQKIKDVVNKKNVKDARELIDEFHHADIAYALAEVSKDEQLTFLRLIKTADAAEVFSYLETEQQTELALSFTEEWGMKLLQELQSDELADVLDELPANVTSKIIAYTPQEKRNEINKILSYAEDEVGSIMSIDISSIQNEYTCEQALYKIRKDYSKKNAELVHYYYVVSPTQKLLGALTLEEIVFAKPNAKIDDIYSPVKSLKANDKQESAAKIFSEYDMSVLPVTNQDDRLIGMITSDDVIDVIHEAATEDIYKMAGINPDTADADDYLKTPWYSLLKSRILWGLLILLFSTVIEIVSYFLIQQISPLLSETNKIITPLLISLIVFIPTVSTAIRNGSTQTNITVKRALTLETIKTKNFGKVVLKETLAGFAMGVCLAAVNLGKLSIFLAATRDLMNNAKDAWLVIASVSIALVIGLTLSQIMSALVPMVYVKLKKDPSNSSLVLIQSLSELISVSLAFSIMLMLITIF